A window of the Verrucomicrobiia bacterium genome harbors these coding sequences:
- a CDS encoding Rieske 2Fe-2S domain-containing protein, producing the protein MLANKTDPPWQRVGALDELKQRELQQISIADKSIALSFKDGKFGAIAGRCPHVGGPLSEGQLAGDAIVCPWHGWSFHRCDGKSAKGHPIAVAAYELREADGALWIRFDTATPAKAPRREPHRLARPVKREPGPIRVFGISTTGMDAEAPRYSTSEDLLAEALAHARGALGCESRLIKLAEVKFKHCEGYYSKAAPACTWPCTLTQMDAEDELEPVYEALVHWADVVLVATPIRWGAASSLYFKMAERMNCVQNQVTLNDVALIQNKVAAFIITGGQDNVQGVAGQMLAFFSELGFTFPQFPFVAHSRGWTAEDMEGNVSFVQTDPGLREGARELVTRAVQTANGLLAVADTAKHIVRGGRKASGAE; encoded by the coding sequence ATGCTCGCCAACAAAACGGACCCTCCCTGGCAACGCGTCGGCGCGCTCGACGAGTTGAAGCAACGTGAACTCCAGCAAATTTCCATCGCAGACAAGTCCATCGCGCTTTCGTTCAAGGACGGCAAATTCGGTGCGATCGCCGGACGTTGTCCGCACGTCGGCGGGCCGCTGAGCGAGGGGCAACTCGCGGGCGACGCCATCGTTTGCCCGTGGCACGGCTGGAGTTTCCACCGTTGCGATGGCAAATCCGCAAAAGGACATCCCATCGCCGTGGCCGCTTATGAATTGCGAGAGGCGGACGGCGCGTTGTGGATTCGTTTCGACACCGCCACGCCGGCGAAGGCACCGCGGCGCGAGCCGCATCGTCTCGCGCGCCCGGTCAAACGCGAGCCCGGGCCGATTCGCGTGTTTGGCATTTCCACGACCGGCATGGACGCCGAAGCACCGCGTTATTCGACTTCGGAGGATCTGTTGGCCGAAGCGCTCGCGCACGCACGTGGTGCGCTCGGCTGTGAATCCCGGCTCATCAAGCTCGCCGAGGTGAAGTTCAAGCACTGCGAAGGCTACTACTCCAAAGCCGCGCCGGCCTGCACCTGGCCCTGCACGCTCACCCAGATGGACGCCGAGGACGAACTCGAACCCGTGTATGAGGCGCTCGTGCATTGGGCCGACGTGGTGCTCGTGGCCACGCCGATTCGCTGGGGCGCAGCCAGCTCGCTCTATTTCAAAATGGCCGAGCGGATGAACTGTGTGCAAAACCAGGTCACGCTCAACGACGTGGCGCTCATCCAAAACAAGGTCGCGGCGTTCATCATCACCGGCGGGCAGGACAATGTGCAGGGCGTCGCCGGGCAAATGCTCGCCTTCTTCAGCGAACTCGGCTTCACGTTTCCCCAGTTCCCGTTCGTCGCGCACAGCCGCGGCTGGACGGCGGAGGACATGGAAGGCAACGTCAGCTTCGTGCAGACCGACCCGGGTCTGCGCGAAGGCGCGCGCGAACTCGTGACCCGGGCCGTGCAGACCGCGAACGGACTGCTTGCCGTGGCGGACACGGCAAAGCACATCGTCCGCGGCGGAAGAAAGGCGAGTGGTGCGGAGTAG
- a CDS encoding formylglycine-generating enzyme family protein: MRPVPDCPSWPYVWSPGLGAALPTEAQWEYACRAGNQSAFNDGSVCTKPDGEDPALDRLGWFGESSKGKTHPLKQKLSNGWGLYDLHGNVWEWCRDRWNHEAYAARAEGVTDPVVESNDPEAPRVVRGGSWDYRARFCRAAIRNDRRPGYRWDNHGFRLAAGQELVAAEPQGAERPPPERRSRG; the protein is encoded by the coding sequence GTGCGCCCGGTTCCAGACTGCCCCTCGTGGCCCTATGTCTGGAGCCCCGGCTTGGGGGCGGCGTTGCCCACCGAGGCGCAGTGGGAATATGCGTGCCGGGCTGGAAACCAGTCGGCCTTCAACGATGGCTCGGTCTGCACGAAGCCCGACGGCGAAGATCCGGCGTTGGACCGCTTGGGCTGGTTTGGCGAAAGCAGCAAAGGCAAGACGCATCCGTTGAAGCAGAAGTTGTCGAATGGCTGGGGCCTTTACGACCTGCACGGGAACGTGTGGGAATGGTGCCGGGATCGGTGGAACCACGAGGCCTATGCCGCGCGAGCAGAGGGAGTGACGGATCCGGTGGTGGAGTCCAACGACCCGGAGGCCCCCCGCGTCGTCCGCGGCGGCTCCTGGGACTACCGGGCTCGCTTCTGCCGCGCGGCCATCCGCAACGACAGGCGCCCCGGCTACCGCTGGGACAACCACGGTTTCCGGCTGGCCGCAGGTCAAGAGCTCGTGGCGGCGGAGCCGCAGGGCGCGGAGCGCCCCCCGCCGGAGAGGCGGAGCCGGGGCTGA